The DNA region GCCCCCTGCTGATGGAGAATGAGCCCAAGGTGATCTGGAAGCAGGTTGTGAAGGCCATGCTGCAGCGGACAGAAGACAGCAACATCCACGTTCGAGGCAGAGCGCTGCACGGCCTCAGGAACGCAGTGACCGAGTTCCCGGACAAGGTGGGTCTGGAATGGCAGGAGACTAGGCAGAGAGGGCTGGGTAGGAAGCGCctggttccccttctccccagcctgtgGCTCCTATGGAGCAGACTAGGCTGTAGGCTGACTTGCCCGGACTCTGGTTACACTCAGGCTGACAGAGCGTTGCTCACCGAGCGGCGTCCAACCCCTTCTCTGCAGGTCAGGAAAAAGCGAGGCAAGATCCTGGAGAGCTTTGTCCGCGCTGTGTGCGAATGCTGCGACCCCCGCACCATtctggaagccatggaagggcTCTGCTGGATGCTGCGGGACCCCAAGGCGCCTCTGAAGGCTCACGTCGCCGTCCCACTGGCCCTGCAGGCGAGAACGTTCTTTGAGGATGTAAGTACCAAGCAGGGCAGGCCCCATGGCGCTATAGGGCACCCCACAGGGGAAGGTGCTCAGGACCTGCCTTCCCGTGGAGGGGGCTCAGTGTCCGATGCAGGCACATTTCTGGATTtgtggggcagctcagctcctctgctagggaaggcagggaTACAATCATTCTTGGGCCCTGGGCCCACAATtgttcagcagccctggggcccagcaggaaagaggggagtttgcagagaatTGTCCTGTCGTTTGAACTAGCTGAAACCTCTCCGGGCTCCGCAGCTGCCAGGCTGATTCCCAAAGCATGTGAGGGCCTGAGCCTGTCCCCTCTAACCACCCTGCGCCCCCTGTCTGCAGGAGACCAGCGGCCTGAGGCGGGCCTCCATGGAGCTCTTTGGCCACCTCAGCAAATTTGTTTCCAAGAAGTCATCCCTCTTTGGGGCTGAGGTGGAGAAGAGCATGGGGACGCTGCTCATCCACCTACAGGACGGGGACCCCCAGGTGGCCCAGGTGAGTGCAGCTGAGGGCTCATaggggcaggggtggctgggggcattCTAACAACATGGCAAGGGAGGTGCAAACTCCCCCCTCCAAGCCCCAGATCTCCTCAGTGCTGCCCTGTGGCACCCAGGACCCCCCACTAATCcagccctcctccaccccacacagagctctgccagccctCAGAGTGTAGCTGTGGGGTAGATCTGTggggtttccttctcctcctccattccccacaggcacctccagcctccctgcccagccagcctctCCACGGCTGTGGCTCCATTTTACAGCCTGCCCTGTTTAGTGGCCAGGTCCAGGTCTATCTCTGGCCCCTAGCAAGTGACCTAACCCAAGCAGGGCCACAGGGAAGGGCAGGTCGCTGAGGCCGATTGAGTCTCcattgctgctgccctgccctcacttGTGTGCTAGCTCCTGTCTGGGAATGACCAGCCTCCTGCAGCaatcccaccaccacccccgccccagccgaGTAGCAGCCCCCGATAGTGCCTGGGATTGAGGGGAGGCCAAGTACATTGGTCACTGGGAAGTGCTGTTAACCGCCCACCGGGGACCCACAGGGAATGGCCCCTTCCCTGTTCCAGGAGTGTACCTCCCCAGCACCAGCACTCGGGCCTGGCTCCCCACAACCCAGCCAAGCTGGAGATGGGGGTTGTGGGGGCCTGGGGAACAACCGTCAGGCCAGAGGAGGTTCTGCAAAGAGGTGGCTCCTTGCTGCTCCGGCACAGCGGAGTCCccccaagccacacagagcctgcGAGTTAGCAGCCCGTTGCGCTCAGGGACTCAACCAGTTTCCTTCTCGCCCTCTCTGGCAGGCGTGCAGGGTGGCATTGCTGCAGTGCGCACCCTTCCTCAGCTACCAGCCCCTGCGTACGCTCGTGCGGAGCCAGCTAGCCGAGGGGGCGGCCCCTGCCATCCCTGCCTTCCTGAGCGAAGCCTGCAGGATCCTGgtgagtgagctctggggtgtgggccctgcaggacagggggctgggaggacctaagcacacagggagctttcctgctccagggagccccctcactgactcagccccatcccccacccttgaGGATGGCTCCTGTACAAGTCATCTCTGTCCCATGGGAGGAAtcaagggggagagggctctgacagccaggggTTCCTCACCTCCCTACCAGGCAGctcccctcagcctggggaggATGTGTGGCTTGGGACTAACTGGGTTCTTGgcttcccagctccaggactgcccAGGGAGACTGAGCAAGAAGGCTGccctgagagcagcagctgcccagcagctgataggtaagaaaagagctggagctcttcttcctattatccctccctgccccatgagtCCGGGGCCCAGCACCACATGCACACTCctaacaggggggaggggctggcctccGTTGTCCACACACAACCAAACCCAACTCCCCCTCCATCCActccttcccatctccctggGACAAAAGGGGAACCaagactccctgcagccagatgcGGGAGGGCTCTGCGGCCAGAGGGtctcctctgccctggccctgggcaaGCCCGgcacctgcagcaggagcaggcctgagggagagatcctgcctcccaaaggtctcaccctggttcccccgcaccccaccccgcaccaggcactggccccagccaggtccccctgcagcctgtacagggagggcagagattcacaggaagccccagccctgcccaccccagctacCACCAGCCATTCAGGCAAAGagccagggcagcagctctgccacacTGTGCTTCAcaccaactcccagtggggcttGTGTGCACAACACCTCTCCTGGCCTTTGTGGGGCAGGAGGCCAAAGGCAAAATGATCCCAATAATCTTGGGGACTGACTctccacccagctccttcccctcctctgcccggatggattgggggtggggggcaccttgAAAGACAGAAATCCAAGCGGTGGCTGGTGCCCTACATGCTGTTAAATAACCAGGCCCGCCTGCCTCCCCTAGGATACATGATGGACAATTGAAGCCAGAGAAGAGCAGGAGGCTTGGACCGCCCACCCTGCTGTGAGTCACGGCTGAGGGGTattgctgtgctgggaggaggggcggggagaaATCGGGGCAGGGTTCTAGGGTCGGGGGCGGCAGCAGCCACATCgcacggtggctgggagccagaacccaGTTGGAGTGACCTGCAGAGcgtaggagcagggagaaaacccttggggctgGTTCTGGGGTATCTTCTCCGCGGCTATAGTTTGAaactccctgccctgtggggtgtTCCCATCCTGGCCCAGGCAGGAGCCATGGCTGGTCAGCAGGGTCTGGGAGTCAGAAGTGAGTCGTacctggcaggcagggggcagtggcaagcagagagggggtggactCCACAAGAGGGAGGGAAACCACCTCCTATGGGAGACCCGGCTGCTGGAGGAGACTTTTCCCCCTAATCCCTCACCAGCCGCGGTGCCGCGGGCAGGGACTCTGAGCAGCCCCAGCCAAGGGCGAGGCCGGGGGTTCCTCTGAGCCTCATTTGGTGCTAACTCTGCAGAACCCAGCCTGGattgctgcctgccccctgcaagtGGCAGCTCCAAGAGCCCCTGCACGCACGGAGCAGCTgacaccaccccaccccaccccagccccagctatgCTTATGGGGATATGAAATTCTACCTCTGAGTCTCCCTGCCTTCAACAGCTGATCATGCCCCAAAGGGCTGCACCAGAGCTGAGGAAACAGAGCCAGGTGCTGCGGAAACacatcccagggctggagtgtgcagtccaacccctcccccgcatcaCGGGCATTCGTTCTGTCAGAGGCTGaccctgccagctgctcactaggcagaacccagccaggtgctgagcagaCTCTCCTAGGCCTGGTGCTTAAATACCTGGAGAGGCTGCAGTCAGCCCAagaagggtgggcagggggtggcgtAGAGTCGCAGGCTGAACTGCAGGCCGCAAGCAGACCCAGCGTCACTTCTCACAGCCCCAATCCACTGAGCAAGAGGGGAATaaggctgctgcagccagaatttccttcactccagtaaactcctctccccacatttcctgacaccctccctatttacaaccaatgcagttggctgctttttaaagataagtgcaTGTTGCAAACTCATGTTTTGTTATCCATTTCCTTCTTTGCAGACAAAGATTCAGGCGGAGAGAAATTCTGGCATAGTTCTTCCCGCAGGTCTAGCTACTTAGATGCTCTGCTCACACAGGCAGGCTGATCATATGGGCTGGACCACGCTGCTGTGTGGATGAGGGAAGCCTATGGAAGGTGGGGTGTAAAACAGCAGCTGACGTAGCCTAGATGGGCGCATACTCACTGAAGATGCTCAGACCAAACTTGggtcaggatgcaatgctgaaacagtccagcagagggagccaccGCAGGAGTAATGGGCAGGCTGCCAGTGGATGTCCCCATATAGGGAAGAGAGCACTTGCAGAGACCTGTGAGAAAGCAGGAGGATACCCAGGTTACTGCCTTGCAGAGTTCCAGAAGGGAGGGGTCTCTTTCTCACCAAGATCTACCCGAGCTCTGATCTCTAGGGCAGGAGCCTTTTATTTGGCTCCACAGGCCTCACTCATACACCTGCCAACCAAGCAAGGTTTTCGAGCTCAGTTTGCACCATACAGAATGAACGGGTGGTCAGACTCACTCACCTCTAGGGCGCCCTTTTTGTATGTCTAGGACTTTTccgtcttctcctcctccactgaggggaagaggatggaagCTCCAGCTCTTGAATTGGGCTGTTAGGGACACACACTGATCACCAGTGACTTATTAGGGAACTAAATAGGGAACCCGGGAGACAAGGGTATTTCCCCGACCTGCCTATGGTGGAGAAACATTAAGATTCAggtcccaggagtccagaacctCTCGAGTTTTCCCTCTGCAATCCGTTCTCTCTGGATGGAGCCTAACAGAAAAACAAGAGATTAGTGGCCAAGGGCACAGAGGGCTGCCACGTATACCCTCCGGGAACCAAGGCTCAGGAGAAAAGGCTAGTGgcctgccaagcagcagcagtcaggcttGGCCTTGTCTGGCCCCTCAACAAATCTTCCCCAGAACCTCTGAGCTACATGCAGGCTGCCCGGAGGGTATCGCTCAGTGAGAATTCACCTCTGGCAGGCAGCCCTATCAAGAGGGGGCGGGATCAAAATTACATGAGCCCAGGATGAGCTTCCTCTCTTggacagtagagctgggcaacctGCTGCAGAGGCGAACGCTGCAAATCcaaaaaacatcatcatcatgttcagccTCACCTCCACGAGCAGACGCCTGGCATGTAATCAAGGCTCCATTTTGTCCTCATCCAAAACCTGAAATCaaactcttaccttctcaacattaAAGACAGTGATAGAGGTCCTTGTTgtgtaaacaggcagggaggtTATGCAACTTGGGCGGAAACAGGCACTCAAATACTGCACTGATGGGGGCCTTATAAAGATGTAGACAGATGATAAGTAGCATCTTTATATAGGAGATCCTTGAACAATGCACCAAGCTATTGGACTCAAAGCAAGAACAAACTTCTCTTGTTCACCTCTCAGTAGGAGAGCTcagggaagagaagagtgaagccaCAGCTCGTATCGAATCTGCTCTTCAGCAGACTACACGCTGCACATCAGACGTACAGCAGCAGTGTTGGTGAATtaatctagtacagtggttcccaaactggggcttgcgaaatgttacaggttgtccgcggggaaaaaattccctaatggcggacagagctgtccctagggaccccgggcagcatggggccagcagcccggagcccctggacgtccaagagcgaagcagatcaaagcaagcatctctatcacactgagatttaaacttcaaaactccttataagaaatgcaaagggaggtggatattttttcctgtttttaaaattaaacaggcagctaatattgtttttaaaattattaggaagaacaagtttaagctttgttgtaacatgcgttgtttgtctggactgctcaagacctcaatgcttgtgtagaaggaactcttaagttgacttcttaaataccttcatcaaggagtatcaggtgtgaaacagcatgaaacataggagccttgttttATAACAgaattattcaaagtgatacaagctacgaaagtaagatcttggaagagtgttgccgttttcataatgtaataaaatactgtaatgataaataataattaataatgaagtgTGCAATAAGCTTgtcatcaaaacaaattttatatttcccagattactgtttttataatttatactcaggtaaaggagaaaatccctggcaatatttattttgaggaaggggttcgcgagacttgacattttagtgaaaggggttttgtcataactataaagggaagggtaatagccctcctgtgtacaatactataaaatccctcctggccagagacttcaaaatccttttacctgtaaagggttaagaagctcaggtaacctggttgacacctgacccaaaggatcaataagggaacaagattctttcaaatcttggtgggagaaaggcttttgtttgtgctctttgtttttggggggagttcgctcttgggactaaaagggaccagacatcaatctatgctctccaaatctttctgaacaagtctctcatatttcaaacttgtaagtacagccaggcaaggcgtgttagttttatctttgttttcccaactagtaaatgtaccttttgctaaggtgtttacctctgtttgctgtaactttgaacctaaggctagagggggtcccTCTGGGCTcattaagtttgattaccctgtaaagttattttccatcctgagtttacagagatgatttagacctttttctttaattaaaagccttttttaataacctgatttatttttccttgtttttagatccaaggggattggatctggatctaccaggagttggtgggagaaaggatgggggtggtggtggttaatttctccttgttttaagatccaaggggttggatctatgttcaccagggagttggtggaagagtctctcaaggctacccagagaagggagttagcccattgggagtggtggcaggggaCCATGTACTTCCAACAGATTCTCTACtacctgtgacaatgcggttctggcggaacccaactgagagtgccaactcaggacaaattgctcaaatagggcagttacaggccaaggctgggttttttccatCTGGTTGagcttttccacctctaaggcaaaccaaaccagccagactaagaggacttcggtctcaccccactggctaaccgcaagtctcacaagcaatctccttagacactccagtttcccagtattaccaccagtgccactcgttatggggacaaatggttatgaaaaccaataccccagtaaaagaaaaaggttctcctgatcccaaaggaccaagccccagacccaggtcaatatacaaatcagatc from Chrysemys picta bellii isolate R12L10 unplaced genomic scaffold, ASM1138683v2 scaf217, whole genome shotgun sequence includes:
- the LOC135978334 gene encoding protein maestro-like, which encodes MLQRTEDSNIHVRGRALHGLRNAVTEFPDKVGLEWQETRQRGLGRKRLVPLLPSLWLLWSRLGCRLTCPDSGYTQADRALLTERRPTPSLQVRKKRGKILESFVRAVCECCDPRTILEAMEGLCWMLRDPKAPLKAHVAVPLALQARTFFEDETSGLRRASMELFGHLSKFVSKKSSLFGAEVEKSMGTLLIHLQDGDPQVAQACRVALLQCAPFLSYQPLRTLVRSQLAEGAAPAIPAFLSEACRILLQDCPGRLSKKAALRAAAAQQLIGYMMDN